The Anser cygnoides isolate HZ-2024a breed goose chromosome 13, Taihu_goose_T2T_genome, whole genome shotgun sequence genome contains the following window.
CACGGGCTGAGCCACGGCTGTGCCCCAGCTCTCCGCCGTTTGTCTCAGCAACGAGCACCCAGGTGCGGTGTCCCAGTTTAGACACCCACCGAGGGCAGCATGAACACCCCACCTGGACGCAGGGACGCCCGGCAGCACGCGGCACCGCCTGGGTCCCCTCCGCCTGCGGGTCCTCCGTGCGGAAATTCGGAGTGGGGCGTGCAGggcctgagggaactggctcTGTGACAGCCTTCTCGTTATTCTCATACATTtttacagaatacatttttctgtattttaagaatTCAGCGTATGGCTGCGTTTATTCACAACTCATTACTCCCAATAAGCACCCATATTTTTTGGTATGTAAATAAACAACGCAGCCCCATTAATTTTGCACAGCATCACATTCAGCTCTACGATTTTTAATTACAGGTGAAATAGCAGCTTGTGCAGCCTCCCCATCTCCTCGCTCCTGGAGAGGATGAACTGCTTTCAGCCCCACTCCAGaccccccctcttccccccacccccatcgGCTCCTCAGCAAGAAAAGATCCCGGGGCCAGCACCCTCAgcctgagctgcagagcagcaggaaggtgCTGCACAACCCCCTGCTCGAGGCATGACAAGCGATTTAAAGcattgctgcttctttctgaCCAGACCACAGCTGCGTGTATGCCGTGAgcccatcctgctccccatctcCAGGGAGGACGGGGGATTTTGCCAAGCAAGTGGTGCCCTGGCACTGACGCCTGCGCTGGGCAGGgtgctctggctgcagccctggtCCCCAAAGAGCCCAAATCCAGGcgctctccctctccctccctcctcccgtGCAGCTCTCTGCGCGGTGCGCCAGGTGGTTTCCATCATGGGGAGGTCACCGTTGCTTGTGAATCCCCCATGTGAACGATTTTGACATAAAACACCCTTTCCCAACACCTACCGCTGATCTCTCCGGGGGAGAATAGATGCTTGTAAAGAGAGACCAGAGAAATTTTTGTCAGTTCTCTCTCTTTCGTCTGTATGTATTCAGAAACCAAAGGCGCTGCCATCGGAGAGAGGGAGGTGGTGGGTTAGGTGGTGGGGAGACGGAGCCACGTTGGAGGGAACTGCTCACTGCGTTCACCTTCCCACACAAGGAATTAGCCCACCTTGAGCTGGTGGGGaggatttatttaaaacacaaatacgGAAGACTTATTTTTCTACTGAATCCAAATAAACACGTGCCCATAAAACACCTCTGAGGATGACACCAAATGGGGCAATGCCAGCGGCAAATGCACCGCCCAGAAGCAGTCGCAGCACAACTTATCCTCCCAGAGTGACTACATCCACAGtgctgggggaaaaggggagtTCCTGACATTGGCCTTCAACCAAAAGCGGCAGAAATTATTACAAGTGTGGCAGGTCccaggaaaacacaaaaatgccAGCAATGACTGCGAATCTGTGAGTGATCTCTGCAAACAGCTCCAGGGGACACAGCCTTGGTGTGTACTGGCCACAGGTCGTGGCACACGGGGACAACTGGCACAAGACAGCTTCCATCCATCAGTGCCACAGGCGTCCCAACCTCGACACCAGTCTGGCATTATCCAGCTGTGCCAGCGGGTTCCCAGGACGGCCGGGGCTCAGCCAGGGACATGCATTGCAACTCCTTCCCTGCAGAGAGGATTTCGGTTCTTTGTATACTGACAGCTGCAGGGCTCCTGGaagcagcaccctgcagccgGGCTTTGCCCTGCTGCCGCCTGGGACGCGACCCGGTGATGTGGGCCGCGGGGACGGTGCACGGCCCTGCGTGACAGCAGTTGCAAGGGTTgttgcctcctgctgcagcggAAAGGCCGTAGCAGTTCGGCACAACCCTGCAACAGCGAAAGTCGCACTGGTTTGTGTCTGTGCAGGAGGACAGCTACTGAGGAGCTTTGGGCTCCACAGGGCTCCAGACTCGTCCCGCTGTTGCTGATTTCGTTTTAAAAAGGAGTCAAATGGTGACCTGTGAAAGCCAGGCCTGCAAAATGGTTACCAGAGAGACACACGGGCTCTGCTCCAAGCATGGGGACAGATCGGCCCCCCGGTGGGAACTCTCCCTGGGGTCCTGCTGCTCAGAggtgctggggtcccccccgGCTGCGGCTCCTCTCCCAGTAACCGCCTCCCGCCCCGTTTCGCTGAGGGCGCTGCAAGCATTCAGCCAGCCTCCGCTCATCAGTAATCAGGCGGGCGTTGTCTGGCAGCCGGATTAATCCcccttttaattattttgaaaccGGGCGAGATTTCCCAGGCATTAAAGACCACGTCCGCGCCTGCAGATCCCGCAGCGATTATCCTGACGGAACGCCGTCTGTTAAGACGCTTCCCAGCTCGCCGTGCCCGGAGGGGAAATTCCCCATTCCTCCCGGCGGAGCCGCGGTGCTGTGGCTGTGTCCCGGCGAGGGATCGGCCCCCGGGGAGAAGCGGaggccgggcagccccgggaggaggcTCCGAGGCTCCGGGGCTcggcccccccgcagcccgcccgggcccggctccggctccccccggctccctctGGCGGCCGCGGAGCCGCAGCTTCGGCTGGGTGGCTTTTTAACCCCTTGAACTCGTCCTTCCTTACTCTAGCTCTCATCACTCTCGAACTTCCTTTACAAGAAAATTCACTGTTCGCTGCCAAAAGGAACATTGTGCCACCAGACAGCGAATCTCTGCCGTGGGGCTCCTCATCCAGGTCAGGTAGCTGAGAACTCTTCAGCAGAACAAGGGCTCAAACGAATGCATCCTTCGAGGAGTCATTCACAGCCCTCTGTCCACGAACGCCCACTAGAAAATACAGTTTGCGCAGTTTATAGTTTATACCGAGGTTTATGTCAACAACTTCTTGCAAACATCCTTGCAAGTGAAAACCTTATTTGCAGTCATACAAAGGCAAATACAAGTTCAGAGAGCTGAGAATaccaaaaagctgttttcatatTCTGAAAATGAACACAGCCCTCGCTCTAAATGCTTTGATTGCTTTGCATATATAttgtttcagcatttcattGCTCCCAACACAAGTGATATAACCTCACCTGGCTGGCCTAATGCATCCTTTCAGAGCTGAACCGCATGACAAAGCTTCTGGGTAGAGACCACAGGTAATTTCGCTGATAGATCCTCTTGAAGCTTCGAGCCAAATTTGATTTTGGGCCTAAGCTCGTCACTCAAGTCTCTGGGGATAGCAGAACAGTGATATTAGCATTATGGCAACACAGTTGACTCTGAACTCAAGAAATGGATTAAATGAAATTACACTCTTCCCTGATGAGGCTGGTGGAACGGGGAGATTGCTTCAGGAAATCCAGAATTGAATTTCATAGGTAAGAGTTCAGATGTTTTGCTGTTTGCTCACGACGGTGCCGTGCACgctgctcctcctgggcacGCGGGAGCCGCGGGTAGCGGCGGGCTGGGATGCCCAGCATGGCTCGGGAGGGCCGGATCCAGCCACAGGGGACAAatgtccccccgtccccttGAGGGCTGCACTCACGGGCTGCGGGTCCCAGCTCGGGGGTTGGTGGGGAACACGTCCCTTAGCGCCTCGGCACTCTTGATGGCAAAGGCATGCAAGGAAACATGGAGCATGTCCTGTCTCTCGTTactgcaattttaaaatcatgGTAAGCCATTTCTGGATATTAACTCTGGGCAAGCCTTACCTGACACCTGGGACAGCCAGTGTCTCTCAAAGGGGCACTAAAAGCAGAGGGGACCGCACTGCCAAAGGCCGCCCCCACCAGGGTCTGGCAACAACCAAAACTTTCCCAGCTCCACTCAAAACGTTTTGGAGACAGGGACTTTTTTTGTAAGTCAAAGATTTAAATCCAACAACCCCTTAGAAAACATTTCGCAGCAGTCTGGGTCCACAGCTGCAGGTGTGCATTGGACTGGCAGGTTCACTCAATTACCTGATGTTTCTGGCTGAAATTTGAGAGGGGATGTATCggtttttcttctcatctccTCGGTGATTTTCATGAGCTGAAACATCAGTTGCATTGCATCCATTAGGTCTCATTCATGTCTCTGATCATTTTTGATATTGTGAAATTTTTATAAGTTACATGAAATAGAAATCCAGTTAGCTCACTTTTACTCAAAGATGACACAGTGCAATCAAATATACATTACGCTATACTAAAACATGTAATTATGTTATACAAATAGGTTGCAAAGTTCATTGACAAAAATCAGCTGAGCGATTCCCTTCCAACAACCCCTATGTACTAGACACCATCTAGGTAAGTTTtagtaaatgcaaaatatttgccCCAAATACAGCACTTTGCAAGACCACTGTAGCTATCAACTCCACAGTCTGTTGGAGGGCAAACTGAACAATCCAGCAAAACTGCAGATCAATTTTGTTGCAGAGGCCAAGATGGCTTTTAACATGACAGATTCCTTTTAACATTACAGATCAGTGTAACCCATCTCCTTCTCCCAAGCAGTCCCCAGTTCCACGCCAGCTGCCCCTGCACTGATGCTGGCAGCAATTAGTTCCGCTTCATCCCCGTCTGATGGAAACTCAGAGACATCTCATTGCTCAGAAGAGTCTTAACATGTGCCCAGGCTTTTCAAAATGTACCAGAGGGCCTGAGTGCTACCTGGTTCATGGATGTAGCTCCTCCGCTTCTAAGTTTGTCCAAACACACCCCCCTTCCTCTCCATCCTGCGGCAAAAGTTTTCCCAACTGACAAAGTACTCCTCTCAAAAGGCAACCCCCAAACCATTTGCTTTTATGCTGGACTTCACCGTTCGGTGCTTTTTTCATTGCAGGGAAGCACCTTTTGTGACCTCCATGCCATTAGCAGCTCCACTGGCAGCGCTTCCAGCGTACAAATATATAAAGCCATGTCAGTCAAATGCATGTGCGCTGGCAGATCCCTCCATATCCCCATCCGCAACACTCAGGCTTCAAAAAGCCTTGCAGAGAAAACGCCCCACAGGTACTCACAAAAGGAAGGGCACCTCCATCCTTACAGGGAATTGGATTAAGCCAAGGCATAGGCTTCTACAGACACCTTTGAGTCTACCGGCCCCGGTGTGAGTCCTGCTGATCCGAGGGCACATTTTGTAACCACCAAGAAAGGCCTCTATCCAAATCATAAAAAAAACCCATATTTTCTAGTTGATTTTGGTCATTCTGCTCCTTTTCATCTCATCTGCTTTTGCATATTTGTGCTTGACAATACCTCCGGAAGCAATAAAGCAGGGCACACTGGAAACTGCAAGGCAGCATCTCCTGGCACCAGCTCTGGTGCAAAAATGGTGGGCAtcatacaaaagaaaagaacaatcatatgtatacaaacacacatacatgtacacacacaggAACAATCCCTCAGTGATGCAGACCATTGacaataatatttaaaatcagcAGAAACCACCACTGAGAAAAGCTCAGAAAAGCAGTTAAAACCTGTGCAGTAACTACTGAACAAGAGGAAGTCCAAAGTGGCTTTGCTCTTGAAGGCTGTAGTTTAAATACACTTCAGGAAAGCCATAATTTTAAATTCCTATATTTGCCTGCCAACAGCTATTTCATTTGAGTCAAAATTACCACTCTGAACTGCACAACTCCCAGTGCATCTTCAGATAAAGAAATAATCACATGAAAATCAGAAGACTGtagttaaattttatttatcgGTTCTATTGTTAAATTACACAATCAAAGTCAGTGGATCGGCTTGTAAATCTACACAATAAGACAGCATCTACAGTGGAAATCAGTAGAATTTGATATGATTATGACAAAACGGTATCCTTATATTCGTACATCCCCTATATACAATAAACAGTatacacaaagaaaatgcaactaGTCTCTGTAAACCATGCACACCacagcataaaaacaaaatgcaccTTCTGCAACAGGCCCTCCAGCTCGCTCATGGTTAAGTCCTGTTTCCAGCAGTGCCTTTCAGTTTTAAGAGCGCATTACTTTCCCCCATAAAAAACAAAGTACAACCGAGACATCATATTGGCAACTGcagttctcatttaaaaaaaaaaaaaatgctgtacaCGACATTATTCTCTCTTCTGAGTTGCTAATGCAGGGTATTGGTTTGCAGCCGTGCTTTTCCTTTGCCCCAGGCAGGATTGCTGCCCACCCAGGTCGCAATACGACGTCAGCTGTAACACAACCTTCGGCTAACTTAGGCGCGGAGCCTCGAGATGTTTTTTAAAGCCTCCTTCTGCATTTCATGCCCCCTGCCCTCTTTGTGTATATAATATTACAGGCAAAAGGAAATAGTGCAAGTGAGCCTTGTAAGCATCGTGTATACCGGGACGAAGAATGCCGTTCTCAGGTGCCTCCGTCACCCAGCACCGAGCGGGGAGCCAAGCAGGCGCGCGCGCACCAGCCGCGACCGAGCACGCGGACAGAGATCGCCGTTCAGTGCGAAGCTCAAGAGCGCTGCAGGCTACGTACAAAATTTCTGAACTTGCTGAATTTATAACCAAAGCCttacagagcttttttttttttttttttttttttttgcatagagATTATAGGAGCCCCTCACCTACAGCCCCATCTCCTCCCCCTGTTGGTCTTGGTGAGCCTGGTCCTGCTGGGGCCGATGGGGcaacagctccagctccagcagtgccTGCATCCTGTTTCACCATGCAACTTTCTCGTACTGTGTAACTATGGCTATGGTAATACTTGTTTCCATCATTTTTAGTCATTGCGAGTCTGTCGTCACTAAGAAGGGCTCAAGAGTGTAAAAAAAACAGCCCTATTTTTATATTGTGTAGCAAAGATTTACTGCAAGTAAATCCTAATTCAAGTGTAAACCTACTTCTTCAATTGAGCAATTCTCTTTATAATATTGCTGGGATTAGAGATTTTTACGACTTTTTAAAGACACTATACAAATATCCGCAACACAATTTCATCTAGTTTATATCACCAATTATTAAGGAATAATAAGTTCAGCATTACGTATTCTAATGGGTAAGAAAGACCTAAAATTAGATACTGTCACAAGATTATAATTGGTAAAAGGCTTTATGAAACATGAAGATGTGCTGTAACTTCTCCAGAATGGTTAAAATCATATTGACCTGAAAATTTCTGGAAATAATGCCTTTAACGTTGGCATTGAGTTCAGAaaagtatgtatgtatatatatattttttaatatgagtTAGACCAAGCTTAAAACTCTAAACAGCAGTAGGtagaaaaagtttaaaattttaaatatttatataactaGAGAAATTACTTCTATTCCTTTTAAAAGccaatattttacataaaactAGTCAATATTCTTTCTAGACCTTTACTGTTCCCTTCATTGTCCATTCATTAACTTGGTAAATATCATAAGCAGTTGGTGCCCTTTGAAAAcacataattaaataaaattaagataaaatcaaaaggaaaaggttttgcTCATATACTGTATTGTGAGAGTATGTTAAATGCTCATTATTAGGAAATGAGTTTGCTTCCCAGATAGGTTTCAGCAGAGCATCATAAACATTTTCCAGCATCCCATTTTGTATTCATAACtaatttaaggattttttttttttaaataaatgtccaAGCAACCATTTCCGATGAGCTTACTTGGCTCCTGTGTTTCATAAATAATCCAACAAACCTAAAAAGGACAATTTAATTACGCACTAGGATTAAGTGTTCCACGTACAGTACAACATTTACTGCAAAGGCAACTGCAAAGGCAACATTTTAACCTCTTTTTGcttcaaatatttaagaagCTTAATTTGTCTGGACTACTCTGTCGGCTCCGATTTGGGTGTTGGGTTGGGTTCTGCTTTGCTTTCGGTGTCCAGCGAGTCTCCTGAGAAGCTCCCCCCACTACCGCCGCCACCGCTCCACGTTCCCTATGTAGTCAGTGCTGGAGCTGTTTTCGCCCTGCTCTTTCAGGTGCGCCTGCTTCGCCCTCAGGATCTTGCGCTGCTCCTGGCGTTTCCGCCGTGCTTCCTGGTGCTCCTTCTGCCGCATGTACTGGTACCGCTGCAAAAAAAGGTCTTTTGCATAATCGTACAATTCCATGTCTAAAAAATTGAGGGCCTCGATGCGCTGCTGAGTCTGCCCGTCTATCTCCACGCTGGAGGCCCTTGTGCTATTGTACTGCGTGAACGGCGAGATGAAGTTCATGTTAAAAGTTTTCTCAAAGAGATACTGAGTCTTCCTCTGAAATTCAGTAAGGCCGAAGAAGGCCATGCGCTTCAGGTTCTCCTTGGCACTGTCTAGCAGAACCTTGTTTCTCTGCTCCTCCGGCATGACCGACAGGTTGTAGCATCCCACCAGGCTGAGATCGGACAGCATGCGGACCTGGCGGTTATTGGCGAGGTTGTAGGGGCAATCCATGAACTCCTGGAGGGAGCAGCCCGACCAGTCGTCCCCCGTGTAGCAGCTGGGCAGCTCCTCGGTGGTCGGGGATCGCCCGTCGCAGACGTGCAGGGACGCTTTCCACGTGGCTCCTCGCTGCACGTGGCGCCATTCGCTCAGGTATCGGGAGACAGGGTCACGCAAGATGGTGATATAGTAGAAATTCCTGCAAAGGGGCGAGAGAGGCAGAGCGTTCAGTCTCCTGCGTCTCGAGCGCACGGCATATTAACAATCAAAATCAATAGAAACTTGGAGATGCACTTAAGATGCTTTCAGAAACCCTGCTGCAGAGTGCTCCTCTGTGCGCTCACCTCTCCGAGGCGAAGGATAACTGAACAACGTCCCTGTGGGGGAACAGAAACAGGGATATCTGCACACACGGTGCTCTGCTTAACGGGTTTGCCTCTACACAGGCTGAAGGGAACCGCAAACTTCCATCTGTGGTGGGCTGCCCGTGTAGTAACATGCTCGTGCTGGGCATTAAGAGATGCCCTCCCATGACCCACAATGGCATTATCAAAATACCTCCTGCGGTGGAAGCCCGAGCCCAAGCAGGCACCGGTAGCTCTGGCTTTTCCATGGCCACACCACTTACAGCCCCCTCCAGAGGAGGGGCACAGGCTGCTCCCCAGTCACGCGGGAGCTTCATTTGAGAGCAAAGCGTTGTTTTGTGCACAACCGAGCTGGGCTGGCAACCTTCTGTTGCCTGCAAAGTGCTGCTTATATGACTTGTCACGGTGAGCAGCCGTGGGTCTGAGCTACACAGGCCCTACAACAGTGCTATGCCTGCAAGGAGAACATTTCCTGTAAGACATTTCCTTTCACAGGCCAGATAAATGGGATGTCCCCAGCAGACCCAACCTCCTTGAACTGAAACGAAGATCACGGAAAAGCCCAGGCAAACACCATTTTATCCTCCTGCTTTCACCTGATACAAAGATGAGAGAGGATAGAGAAGTAAATAACAGGAAATTGAACGGTGCATTACAGTGCTTTCTAACAAAAGATATTCCGAGGGAAGCGGAGGCTTTTGTTCAGAGCAGCAGGATGGTGGCACACACAGGGAGGCTGCACGCACGGCTGTGACATGACAGCACGTGCCAGGGCAGCACCAGAAGTGCTACGGGCTGGACTTCTCGTGGGGAATGTCCCTGCCCGGtgcccagaggcagcaggaTGCCCCGCCACATAGTGCTGTCAGGGTAAGGGCAATCTGCTTAAGTAAACTGAATTGAGGCAGCTCAATAAGCAAATAGCCCTGCCAGGGAAGCTCGCTCCTCCAGGATGAGGACACAGAGCAGCGTGTGCccagcagccccgagcccccaggCTGGGACTGCCACGTCCTGGGTGCTGCGCGGGGAGGAGACAGGGTATTTCTTTGCTCTCCAGGAGACATCGTGGCTGGCCACCCGCAACCAAGCCTTTGTTCCCCGTCGTTTCCTTCAGCAGAAAAGCCACTAGATGTcaatgttttacagaaaattgtCTCTGGGTGAACTCAAAAGTGAATCACAGGCTCTGAAAGCATCCAGCAGCATGGGGGACAGGAAACACAGAGAGTCACCATTCCCCTCCTCTTTTAGAGCATCCAAGCTTATAAATGATTAAATAAAGGGAAAGTACAATAAACTTGCAAAACCAAATACAGCCAAGGAGCCTGATAAAGCATCAGTGGCCGACACAACGGCACCTCATGTCTGGAGAGCCAGGACGCCACGATCGGCACTGCCACGTGTTTGCAGGCTCACCCTggcgctgctgcagccaccccaggCTCCGAGGGCTTTGAACTCAGAAGCAAACATGTTTGGTGAGCCAAGGCCCCTGCCATGGTCCAGAGGAAGGTAATTTTTCCCAAAGCGTCATTGCAAAGCGTGGGCACAAAGAACATCTCCAAGGCAAACCCAAGCCCCTTCTTTAACAGCTGCCAGAACTCCTCGCAGTTGGATCCAGTTTACTACCATCCTGCGCTAAAATAATGACCCGATCCCTCAAGCAATAACAAGTTAGTACCGTAGCTGTGGCATGCCTATATGTAACATACAGTATGACCAAAGAGGCCGTAGCAAAGCCCTGCTTACCCTTCTTGTACCAACCGGCCCCGCTTTCGCACCATCAGCGGTTtgaggaggctgggagcagagcgGGATGCAAGAGCGGGGTGCTGCTTGCTGAGGGATACGGCCAGCAAACCCACATGCTCTAAGGTCATCACAGCAATCGATGGGGAGTTAatgcaagaaggaaaacaaatcctgAGCCAAGATCAATGCAGTGAGCATTTTATCATAGCTCAAATTCTTCAGCCTCTCTCCTTTTGTGCTCTTTGGTCATAGGCAGTGACAAAGCGCCTCTCTTTGCTGCtattgtaaaaacaaaagaatgaataaaatgtgTATGTTGGTGGAAGAAACTGTGTCGTAATGGATCACCATCACCCTAGGTGGCCGATCACCTCATCCAGGCAAATATCTCCATCAGCACCTGCCAAGGGAAGTTGAAGGAGACCAGGTGAAGGAGGCTGAACGAAGCCGCTTGCTGGGCTCTGCAGTGAGGACGGACGTGGCCGGGCTCCCTCCAGCACCTTGTGCTCAGGAAACCAGGCTGTGGGCAGGCTTATGGGACGCCCCACACAGACCCCGTAGCTCACCTGCTCTGAAGCACAGTGCCCTACAACCAGGCCCAGCACTGTCCTTAGTTATGCTATGTCATACTCTGCTTTGTCAGCTGCTGGGCCCATCTCAGCTGTCCTGTGCATTTCTCCCCTTCTTCAGTCTCCCTGTTAAAATTCTACTGGAAACGGTACCATTCCTTTTGGGAACACCAGCTTTTGGGTTAGCCCCAAGCCACACTGATCAAAGTTCGAAATCATGGCAGCTCCAAAAAAGCAGCCACACTGCTGTGCGTTTATCTGAACTGAGCTTCAAAAAGTCACAAACGCTTTAATGCACCATCGAGTGAGAGCTGTGCCGGAGACGGATTCGGCCATCGGTGCTCAGAACATCCTTCTGCTGCAATTGGGAGGCAGATTCAAagctttgcaattatttttagcTCCGTACGTAACAGCTTGTTCCCTCTGCTACCTTAACAAGGGGGTGTTGAGCTCCTGCCCATTCCTTGAAGCTTGTGCTTCAGAGCCCGAGACAATGTTTGCAGGTAGAGCTCAGACTTTACTGTGAATCATCCCTCCAGCTTAAAGAACTGCCCTCTTCAGAAATACAGGTTTCCTAATAAAGTTTAGTTGGATGCCTATGAAGCAGAGAACAAAAGTTGCTCGCAGGCAACTTCGAAAGTA
Protein-coding sequences here:
- the HS6ST2 gene encoding heparan-sulfate 6-O-sulfotransferase 2, which gives rise to MEDRSHKVLLALVMLFLFAVIVLQYVCPGTECQLLRLRALSPAAAAADPYRAEDETPARFVPRFNFSAGDLLRRVDFNIKGDDLIVFLHIQKTGGTTFGRHLVRNIQLEQPCECRAGQKKCTCHRPGKRETWLFSRFSTGWSCGLHADWTELTNCVPSVVDSKKEVRLRPSRNFYYITILRDPVSRYLSEWRHVQRGATWKASLHVCDGRSPTTEELPSCYTGDDWSGCSLQEFMDCPYNLANNRQVRMLSDLSLVGCYNLSVMPEEQRNKVLLDSAKENLKRMAFFGLTEFQRKTQYLFEKTFNMNFISPFTQYNSTRASSVEIDGQTQQRIEALNFLDMELYDYAKDLFLQRYQYMRQKEHQEARRKRQEQRKILRAKQAHLKEQGENSSSTDYIGNVERWRR